One bacterium DNA segment encodes these proteins:
- a CDS encoding ribose 1,5-bisphosphate isomerase yields RGLMELQKEQPVWIERSEDEIVAHTGEVYPGLVAIGMSVATFHGLTRMGPTFGAMLMSGRRGAEVCREILGK; encoded by the coding sequence GCGGGGCCTCATGGAGCTCCAAAAAGAGCAGCCGGTTTGGATCGAGCGTTCCGAGGACGAAATCGTCGCGCACACCGGGGAGGTTTACCCCGGGCTGGTGGCCATCGGGATGAGCGTGGCGACGTTCCACGGGCTGACGCGGATGGGGCCGACGTTCGGGGCGATGCTCATGTCGGGCCGCCGGGGGGCCGAGGTCTGCCGGGAGATTCTGGGGAAATAG